Genomic segment of Mycolicibacterium sarraceniae:
CGGTGCGCACGCGACCGCCAAGGCGATCCAGGCTCATGTCGGGCCGGGAGAGTTCAATAAGACGATCCAAGATCTCAACGACACCAGGTCGAATGCGCTGAGCCTGTGCGACGCGACGTATTGATTTTCCCACCGCACGGCGAGTAATTATCGCTGTCGTGCGACGATAGGCCTAGACAGCCGACCCTGAATTGAAGGAGGTTCCGACGGTGGTCGCGGAGGGTGGCCCCCCGAGTTACGCCCAGAAGCTGGGCGTACAAAAAAATCAGGTTGTGCAGGAGCTGGGCTGGGACGAGGACACCGATGACGATATTCGGGCCGACGTCGAGGACGCCAGCGGCGGGGAACTGCTCGATGAGGATGCCGACGAGGTCGTCGATGTTGTGCTCCTGTGGTGGCGTGACGGTGACGGTGACCTGGTGGATCGGCTGATGGACGCGATAGCGCCGCTGGCCGACGATGGCATCATCTGGGTGTTGACGCCCAAGACCGGTAAACCCGGTCACGTACTTCCCGCTGAGATCGCCGAATCGGCCCCTACCGCGGGATTGATGCAGACCTCCTCGGCGAATTTGGGGGACTGGAGCGCGAGCCGATTGGTGCAGCCGAAGTCGAAGGCGGCCGGGAGGCATTCGTGACACTGGGGGTCGGATCACCTGCCCCTGACTTCACGCTGAAAGACCAGAACGGCCAGCCCGTCACGC
This window contains:
- a CDS encoding DUF3052 domain-containing protein, with translation MVAEGGPPSYAQKLGVQKNQVVQELGWDEDTDDDIRADVEDASGGELLDEDADEVVDVVLLWWRDGDGDLVDRLMDAIAPLADDGIIWVLTPKTGKPGHVLPAEIAESAPTAGLMQTSSANLGDWSASRLVQPKSKAAGRHS